In Esox lucius isolate fEsoLuc1 chromosome 3, fEsoLuc1.pri, whole genome shotgun sequence, the sequence TCTACCAGAATGTGTTCTGGAGCAACCGGCCATTTGCATGTGTCTTTGACCGTTGAGGATTGATTGTCCACCCAGTCATTTGTTGATGGAGATGTTCACACGACAGTTTCCATTTCAATGCCATGATGAAATCTATAGTTGTAGCATAGGAGAAACacttcttcctctgtctgtaaATCCTCTGTTAAGAGATAAACGCtatgtcttcctctgtctgtaaATCCTCTGTTCAGAAACGCTATGTCTTCGTCTGTCTGTAAATCTTCTGGTCAGAGGTAAACGCTATGTCTTCGGCTGTCTGTAAATCTTCTGGTCAGAGATCGACATTGCGTCTTTATCCGTCTGTAGATCTTCTGGTCAGACTCGGGTGAGTTGGTGTGTATTGCCACAGAGGAATCCTTCTTCATCCTGCGATACCTGTCGGAGAAAGTCGCAGCCTCCCAAGAGAACAATGAGGGTGTGACGGAGGATGGCATCGAAGACGCCTTTGAGGTGTGTGTTTAACCGGCTGGTACTCTGCTACCATACAGGCCAAGCTTATGGGTGAGACCGAACCTAGCAGAGGTCCCTAGACAACATGGCACCATTCCTCGTCCTCAGtctgtcagccattttgtcttgGTCCCTCAGGTCCAAGGGGAGATCCAGGAGGTGGTGAAGACGGGTCTCTGGGTGGGAGACTGCTTCATCTACACCAGCTCCGTCAACAGACTCAACTACTTTGTGGGCGGAGAGATCGTAACAATCGCTCACTTGGACAGGtatttatttggggggggggggggcaaatctGGTGTGCTTTTCTTACTATTGAATATGACTTGGGTGTAAGATATTCTCACTGAAGTCAGTACTAGAGGGGCTGTTTCCTTGAGTCTGACTCGTTGAGTTTTCCAGTTACTGATAAGGCCCAGTCCTAGACTAGACGAATCATCCTACTAAAAATATCTTCCTCCGTTTAGCACGCTTTTCAGTCTCTAACCAGGTAAAACCCTTGGCCAAAACCTCCATCTTCAAGTGTTTCCTTTTTTAAATCCCTGAAATCTCCCCGGGTCGGTGCTGTGAATCAGCATGGGTTCTCAGTGAATTCACCTGGTGAAATAACGGTAAATAACCAGTCTGTCGGTCTGTTTCCGTCCGCAGGACCATGTACTTGCTGGGCTACATCCCCAAGGACGACCGCCTGTACCTGGGCGACAAGGAGCTCAACATAGTCAGCTACTCCCTGCTGGTGTCCGTGCTGGAGTACCAGACGGCTGTGATGCGCCGGGACTTCGGCATGGCCGACAAAGTGCTGCCCACCATCCCCAAGGAGCAGAGGACACGTGTGGCCCACTTCCTGGAGAAACAGGTCAGAAACCTCTGGGGTGGTGGCCTCAGGGCCTTCTGTCGGCAGGCTACAGCACGTTAGCAATTCTGCATTATTTATTTCCTCATGGTGGCTGTGTTGAAAGAACTGACTCTGTGCAGCGTCTTAATGTGTTGACTGGCATGTCCTTGTTGACGGTGCAGGGCTTCAAGCAGCAGGCTCTGGCCGTGTCATCTGACTCGGAGCACAGGTTTGAGCTGGCCCTGCAGCTGGGggagctaaagatcgcctatcAGCTGGCCGTGGAGGCAGAGGTGAGACCCGCGTTACCAGGCTATAAGGAGGCATGACTGTGAGAGTTCAAACGCCAATACGCTCAGTCAGTTATTTAGCACTGAAGACTGTAGTGCCTTACGGTTTAAAATCTAGTCAGTCATCCTCTGAATGGAAGATGTACTCAATCAAATGGTTAAACTAGTTTACCCAGGCGCCTCGTCACTAAACAACGATTACCGTAACCTGATACGAGGATTCAACTCGGTGAGCTCTCGTGTTGACGGtggaacgtgtgtgtgtatataaaacGGCATAACATCAGAACATCACTGTTGTCTCGGCCGCCAGTCGGAGCAGAAGTGGAAGCAGCTGGCTGAGCTGGCCATCAGCAAGTGTCAGTTCAGCCTGGCCCAGGAGTGCCTCCACCACGCCCAGGACTACGGCGGGCTGCTGCTGCTCGCCACCGCCTCGGGCAACGCCGCTATGGTCGGCAAGCTGGCCGAGGGCGCGGAGCGGGACGGCAAGAACAACGTGGCCTTCATGACCTACTTCCTGCAGGGGAAGTGAGTAAGGGGGCGGgatggggagggggtggggttcCAATCGGTGGGCTCGGGACCGGCTCCCTTTGTGTGAACTTGAAAACGAACAGCCCAACATCTGTCATTGGTTGGACGTTATTGAAGGAAGTTGCATGGCTGGCTATTGCTCTGGTGGAATCGTGCCTTCTTATTGTAGCGGTCATTAATCTGCTGTTGGATTCCTATGATCTACTTGTACATATGGAGTTAATACCTGTGTTTTGGACTTTTCTCTGACTCTAGTCTTCTGTCGGTCGGTCTCTGTTTTCTggtcttctctgtctgtccgtctacaGACTGGATCACTGTTTGGAGCTGCTGATTCGGACCAACCGGCTTCCAGAGGCGGCCTTCCTGGCCCGCACCTACCTGCCCAGCCAGGTGTCTCGGGTGGTGAAGCTGTGGAGGGAGAGCCTGGCCAAGGTCAACCAGAAGGCAGCCGAGTCGCTGGCCGACCCCACGGAGTACGAGAACCTGTTCCCCGGGCTAAGGGAGGCATTTGTCGCCGAGCAGTTCCTGCGGGAAACCTGCCTGGGGAGCTCACGGCCAGCCACCGACTACCCTCTGATCACAGTGAGTGGCTGAGGTTGCCCCTCGCCGGGCATAGAAATTCCGGCTTTAAAGTCTCTAAATGGAATGCTACGGCTGTGGACGTGAATGGATTTATGCTAGTTGTATGTTCTGAATTAGGGTGGGAAAGGTTGTTTCCTTGCAAaggaataaaataattgtaaaccTGAGCACGACAGCAGCTATGAATGTGTAAACACCGGAGGGGTCCGGCTCCACTGTGTCGTCcggtccatctctctctctctttgctcgCTGATGCACAACACCCCGTCTGGTCTCTTCTCCCCACCCAGCCCAATGAAGAACGGAGTATACTGGAAGAGGCCGCCGGCTACCAACCCAAAGGGGCTCCCTTGTCACACGCTGCGCCCGTGCTGGTGAGTCAGACTCTTTGGCCCGTCCTCCACCCACAGAGGATGTGGCGGCTGGCTTAACGGTTTGGTCGTTCTAGATCCACTCCGTCGATAGGTTTCTGATACCACACACCTGGCAAATAGAAAGCACAGTTACTCACTTATAGAAGCCCTCACACAAATTGCTGACGcaaaaaatcaatcaatcacaaaaTAGTCCCAATCATGGCGTGTGTTCCTGCTTGTGAAGTGTCATGTCTGTGCCTTGTCTACCGGCAGGCTGAAGAcggcagagaggaggaggcgGCGGCGGCTTCAGGCATCACAGCAACATTGTTGGCGCCCGTGGCCGTGTCCGTAACCCCAAAAATGCCCGAAcctgaggtggaggaagaggaggacgaggacgagAGCCCTGGCTCATCTAAGGCACAGAAGGACAAGGTAAGCGACCGGCGCCTCTGGGGGAGGCACAACAGAAGGACAAATGATGTACTGTGGCCGGGGACAGATCTAGATGAGTGTGTTGTAAGCCATGTGTCTACTCCCCCAGGTCTTGGATGATCTCGAAGACGACCTGGACAACATGGAGCTGGACGACATCGACACCACAGACGTCAACCTGGACGACGACTTCTTAGATGACTGAGGCCCCCCTATAATTCACACTATGGATTTATTTAAGAGACCAAACCCCCTTTTTGTATTTGTACTCAACATGTCCTGTTAGCCCTGCAGTGTTTGGAAGGAGTAGGTTATCATGATTACCAGATAATGGAAAGACAGCGATTTAGtctttttatgcttttttttttttttttaaacttcatCCAGGAACTTGACTTCACTAACTGTCTGGGTATTGATCTATACATTTACTAATATGTGTAAAATGGCAGATCACTTATCAttcattcaaataaattacaattGCTGAACATGTATGTCCAACACTGACTGTATTTATTAGATGCTAGTTTTTTAACtgaattttgaaatgtttcccatgagCACTGTGTTCTGTTTTCAGAAGTCTTTATTTACATGGAAAATATGTAGTCCTTATCAATGATGCAGCGCCCCTCCTGGGCTTTCagtgtaattttgtaaatggCAGATATCTGGGAAAAACCCTCATTGATGCAAATTTTGTCAAAAGCGAACCAGGGTTCCTGAggtttacaggtgctggtcataaaatttgaatatcatcaaaaagttgatttatttcagtaattccattcaaaaagtgaaacttgtatattattcattcattacacacagactgatatatttcaaatgtttatttattttaattgcgatgattataactgacaacgaatgaaaatcccaaattaagtatctcagaaaattagaatattacttaagaccaataaaaaaaattttttttttaatgttggccaactgaaaaatatgaacatgaaaagtatgagcatg encodes:
- the copb2 gene encoding coatomer subunit beta' encodes the protein MPLRLDIKRKLTARSDRVKSVDLHPTEPWMLASLYNGSVCVWNHETQTLVKTFEVCDLPVRASKFVARKNWVITGADDMQIRVFNYNTLERVHMFEAHSDYIRCIAVHPTQPYILTSSDDMLIKLWDWEKKWSCSQVFEGHTHYVMQIVINPKDNNQFASASLDRTIKVWQLGSSSPNFTLEGHEKGVNCIDYYSGGDKPYLISGADDRLVKIWDYQNKTCVQTLEGHAQNVSCVSFHPELPIIITGSEDGTVRIWHSSTYRLESTLNYGMERVWCVCGLRGSNNVALGYDEGSIIIKLGREEPAMSMDTNGKIIWAKHSEVQQANLKAMGDTEIKDGERLPLAVKDMGSCEIYPQTIQHNPNGRFVVVCGDGEYIIYTAMALRNKSFGSAQEFVWAHDSSEYAIRESNSVVKIFKNFKEKKSFKPDFGAEGIYGGFLLGVRSVNGLAFYDWENTELIRRIEIQPKHIFWSDSGELVCIATEESFFILRYLSEKVAASQENNEGVTEDGIEDAFEVQGEIQEVVKTGLWVGDCFIYTSSVNRLNYFVGGEIVTIAHLDRTMYLLGYIPKDDRLYLGDKELNIVSYSLLVSVLEYQTAVMRRDFGMADKVLPTIPKEQRTRVAHFLEKQGFKQQALAVSSDSEHRFELALQLGELKIAYQLAVEAESEQKWKQLAELAISKCQFSLAQECLHHAQDYGGLLLLATASGNAAMVGKLAEGAERDGKNNVAFMTYFLQGKLDHCLELLIRTNRLPEAAFLARTYLPSQVSRVVKLWRESLAKVNQKAAESLADPTEYENLFPGLREAFVAEQFLRETCLGSSRPATDYPLITPNEERSILEEAAGYQPKGAPLSHAAPVLAEDGREEEAAAASGITATLLAPVAVSVTPKMPEPEVEEEEDEDESPGSSKAQKDKVLDDLEDDLDNMELDDIDTTDVNLDDDFLDD